A genomic stretch from Rhodobacterales bacterium HKCCA1288 includes:
- a CDS encoding acyl-CoA synthetase, which yields MSQIYHDDPSLARRAANHQPLSPLSFLERAAGTYPDHVAIIHGPLRRSYRDFYARARQLASRLTQDGVRRGDNVSVILANTPAMLECHYGVPMCGAVLHSINTRLDAAIIAFQIDHAESKILIVDAEFMPLAQEALQLAKSKPQLVQYDDPEYDGPRSDVTAEDYEAYLAKGDPDYQWALPDDEWDAIALNYTSGTTGDPKGVVYHHRGAYLLAQGNALITSMQKHAVYLWTLPMFHCNGWCFPWTISAIIGTHVCLRQVRSAPIWRALTEDGVTHLCGAPIVMSVILDAPEREKLPSQVNFFTAAAPPPERVLADMQQAGFDVTHLYGLTETYGPAVVNEWHQEWSDLPPPEQARLKSRQGVKYTPLEQLDVLDPDTLQPVPRDGETLGEVMFRGNVVMKGYFRNPSATEKTFAGGWFHSGDLAVIHPDGYIQLKDRSKDIIISGGENISSIEVEEVLYGHPAVAVVAVVAKPDEKWGETPCAFIELKSGERASADDLREWCRDRLAHYKCPRDFIFTEIPRTSTGKIQKFQLRDMAKAGAS from the coding sequence ATGAGCCAGATTTATCACGATGACCCAAGCCTTGCGCGGCGCGCGGCCAATCATCAACCCCTCAGCCCGCTGAGTTTTCTTGAGCGCGCTGCAGGCACTTACCCAGATCATGTGGCTATCATTCATGGCCCCTTGCGCCGCAGTTACCGCGATTTCTATGCGCGCGCGCGGCAATTGGCGTCTCGCCTGACACAAGACGGGGTGCGCAGGGGCGATAATGTCTCTGTGATCCTTGCCAATACACCCGCCATGTTGGAATGCCATTACGGCGTGCCAATGTGCGGCGCTGTTCTGCATTCTATTAACACGCGGCTAGATGCGGCCATCATCGCCTTTCAGATTGACCATGCCGAAAGCAAAATCCTGATCGTAGATGCGGAATTCATGCCACTGGCCCAAGAGGCGCTGCAACTGGCGAAATCCAAGCCGCAGTTGGTGCAATATGATGACCCCGAATATGACGGCCCGCGCAGCGATGTAACAGCCGAAGATTACGAGGCCTATCTGGCCAAAGGCGATCCTGACTATCAATGGGCCCTGCCCGATGATGAATGGGATGCGATTGCGCTTAATTACACCTCCGGCACCACGGGCGATCCCAAAGGTGTGGTTTATCACCATCGTGGGGCTTATTTGCTGGCACAGGGCAATGCGCTGATCACTTCGATGCAGAAACACGCGGTCTATCTGTGGACCTTGCCGATGTTTCACTGCAACGGCTGGTGCTTCCCTTGGACAATTTCCGCCATCATTGGCACCCATGTCTGCCTGCGCCAAGTGCGCAGCGCGCCGATTTGGCGCGCCTTGACCGAGGATGGCGTAACCCATCTATGCGGCGCGCCAATTGTGATGTCGGTGATCTTGGATGCGCCCGAGCGAGAGAAACTGCCATCACAGGTGAATTTCTTTACTGCCGCAGCCCCGCCACCAGAGCGGGTCTTGGCCGATATGCAACAGGCGGGGTTTGATGTGACCCATCTTTATGGCCTAACCGAAACCTATGGCCCCGCCGTGGTCAATGAATGGCATCAGGAATGGTCAGATTTGCCCCCGCCCGAACAAGCGCGGCTTAAATCGCGTCAGGGCGTGAAATACACGCCGCTAGAACAGTTGGATGTGCTTGATCCCGATACATTGCAGCCCGTCCCGCGCGATGGGGAAACTTTGGGCGAGGTCATGTTCCGCGGCAATGTCGTGATGAAAGGATATTTCCGCAACCCAAGCGCCACCGAAAAAACCTTTGCGGGCGGTTGGTTCCATTCGGGCGATTTGGCGGTGATCCACCCAGATGGGTATATTCAGCTGAAAGACCGCTCAAAGGATATCATCATCTCGGGCGGCGAGAATATTTCCTCCATCGAGGTGGAGGAGGTGCTTTACGGACACCCAGCCGTGGCTGTCGTGGCCGTGGTGGCCAAGCCAGACGAGAAATGGGGCGAGACGCCTTGTGCCTTTATCGAATTGAAATCAGGGGAACGCGCAAGCGCCGATGATCTGCGCGAATGGTGCCGCGACCGCCTTGCCCATTATAAATG
- a CDS encoding Ldh family oxidoreductase: protein MTAQGQDNNQIWVSAEAITNFSHAILRAAGADEATATTTTDAMMHASLHGVDSHGFRLLPHYQAVMRGGRVNPRPNLKFTKTRAGTGMLDADDAHGARALYAAADHAADLAREAGIGAVGVMNSSHYGAAGAYTMALAKRGMGGMVFGNSDSLVRLHDGAERFHGTNPISIAFPTAGNPWLLDMATSSVPYNRVQLYASLGVTLPEDVASDAAGVNTTDPNKAEMLAPLGGEFGFKGAALGGVAEIFSAVFTGMKISPDLDAMVGGDMTRPRGVGGFVIAIDPEAFLTGPMFIAGMEHYLTKLRTSTPRTGARVMAPGDREWDVAALRAQKGIPLDPVTQASFAELTKTTGLSL from the coding sequence ATGACAGCGCAAGGGCAGGATAATAATCAAATTTGGGTCAGTGCCGAGGCAATAACAAATTTCAGCCACGCCATATTGCGCGCTGCGGGCGCAGATGAGGCCACAGCCACAACCACTACAGATGCCATGATGCATGCCAGCCTGCATGGCGTAGACAGCCACGGCTTCCGCCTTTTGCCGCATTATCAGGCGGTGATGCGCGGCGGGCGTGTTAACCCGCGCCCCAATCTCAAATTCACCAAAACCCGTGCAGGCACGGGCATGTTGGACGCGGATGATGCGCATGGTGCGCGCGCACTTTATGCTGCAGCAGATCATGCCGCCGATTTGGCCCGTGAGGCGGGCATTGGTGCGGTTGGGGTGATGAACAGCTCGCATTACGGCGCTGCGGGGGCCTACACCATGGCCTTGGCCAAGCGCGGGATGGGTGGGATGGTCTTTGGCAATTCAGACAGTCTTGTGCGCCTGCATGACGGGGCCGAACGGTTTCACGGCACCAATCCGATCTCCATCGCCTTTCCCACCGCAGGAAACCCTTGGCTTTTGGATATGGCGACCAGTTCTGTGCCCTATAACCGCGTGCAACTTTATGCCTCCCTTGGCGTGACCTTGCCCGAAGATGTCGCATCTGACGCCGCAGGTGTGAACACAACCGACCCTAATAAAGCTGAAATGTTGGCCCCGCTCGGGGGCGAATTCGGGTTTAAGGGGGCCGCATTGGGGGGCGTTGCAGAAATCTTTTCGGCGGTTTTCACGGGCATGAAAATCTCGCCCGATCTCGATGCGATGGTGGGCGGTGACATGACCCGTCCGCGGGGCGTGGGGGGATTTGTGATTGCGATTGACCCAGAGGCCTTTTTAACAGGCCCGATGTTCATTGCGGGCATGGAGCATTACCTGACCAAGCTGCGCACCAGCACGCCACGCACAGGCGCGCGCGTCATGGCGCCTGGGGATCGCGAATGGGATGTGGCAGCCTTACGCGCTCAAAAGGGTATCCCTCTTGACCCTGTTACCCAAGCAAGCTTTGCCGAACTGACCAAGACAACAGGATTGTCGCTGTGA
- a CDS encoding OsmC family protein encodes MSLSITLNWQRQEATLTPQKYSNAHEITYTDDTKVMGDAAPDWGGNAAYTNPEQALAAAMSSCHMMTFLALAAKAGWPVASYSDHAVAHLGKSPKGRMAVTRIDLHPKVTFDTGFSVDQETLDEMQHRAHRYCFVANSIADYVEVTIS; translated from the coding sequence ATGAGCCTATCCATCACCCTAAACTGGCAGCGCCAAGAGGCCACGCTGACCCCGCAGAAGTACAGCAACGCCCATGAGATCACCTATACTGATGACACCAAGGTCATGGGGGATGCCGCGCCCGATTGGGGCGGGAATGCCGCCTATACCAATCCAGAACAGGCCTTGGCCGCTGCGATGTCGAGTTGCCATATGATGACCTTTCTGGCCCTTGCCGCGAAGGCAGGTTGGCCTGTGGCAAGCTATAGCGACCATGCCGTGGCCCATTTGGGCAAAAGCCCCAAAGGCCGCATGGCCGTGACCCGTATTGATCTGCACCCCAAAGTGACCTTTGATACCGGCTTTTCGGTGGATCAGGAAACGCTTGACGAGATGCAGCACCGCGCCCATCGTTATTGCTTTGTTGCAAATTCCATCGCCGACTATGTTGAGGTGACGATCAGCTAA
- a CDS encoding enoyl-CoA hydratase, which yields MTIASQTNILDSALDARGILRLTLNDEKRRNALSEAMLNHLLEAIHAASDDPEVRVVILASRGPAFCAGHDLKELTAARAEGDGGRAYFTKIMALCASVMQAIVACPKPVIAEVRGVATAAGCQLVATCDLAVAEDGARFGTPGVHIGLFCSTPMVALSRNVSHKHAMEMLLTGDMIAAPRAVEMGLVNKAVPEAELSATTEEMAAKIAAKSTMTLATGKSAFYRQAEMGLAEAYNYAAQVMVDNMLTHDAEEGIGAFIEKRHPQWQDK from the coding sequence ATGACCATAGCTAGCCAAACCAATATCCTAGACAGCGCGCTTGATGCGCGGGGGATTTTACGTCTGACCCTGAATGACGAAAAACGCCGCAATGCGCTGTCCGAGGCGATGCTGAACCACCTTCTTGAGGCGATCCATGCGGCAAGCGATGATCCTGAGGTGCGGGTGGTCATTCTTGCCTCTCGTGGCCCCGCTTTTTGTGCGGGTCATGATCTGAAGGAATTGACTGCCGCCCGCGCTGAGGGCGATGGGGGGCGCGCCTATTTCACCAAGATCATGGCGCTTTGCGCATCCGTAATGCAGGCGATTGTGGCCTGCCCCAAGCCCGTGATTGCCGAGGTGCGGGGCGTGGCCACGGCAGCGGGGTGCCAATTGGTTGCGACCTGTGATTTGGCGGTGGCCGAAGACGGCGCGCGCTTTGGCACACCAGGGGTGCATATTGGGCTATTTTGCTCGACCCCCATGGTCGCTTTGTCGCGCAATGTCAGCCATAAACACGCGATGGAGATGCTGTTGACGGGCGATATGATCGCGGCCCCGCGTGCGGTTGAGATGGGATTGGTGAATAAGGCTGTCCCTGAGGCAGAACTCAGCGCCACAACCGAAGAGATGGCCGCCAAAATCGCCGCAAAATCCACAATGACCCTCGCCACTGGAAAATCGGCCTTCTATCGCCAAGCCGAAATGGGGCTGGCCGAGGCCTATAATTATGCCGCGCAGGTTATGGTGGATAATATGCTGACCCATGATGCCGAAGAAGGGATCGGGGCCTTTATCGAAAAACGTCATCCACAATGGCAGGACAAATGA
- a CDS encoding FAD-dependent oxidoreductase, whose product MTGRFDIAVVGRGLMGTAAARYLAQMGHRVALIGPSEPQNRATHDGPFGSHHDAGRITRGLAEKADWSRLALRSMARYRELEAVLGQRFYTPCGVMMAGPIAGPAADFTRAFLQAAEALAIPHERLDDAGLAARFPFMRFPAGTAAAWEAAGGWINPRLLRAAEERAMEQAGGVVIDAAAVAQDQSTVTLTTGETVDAGHVVIATGGYARTDRLLPARPDMNVMARTVLLAEIAPDDVARLAEMPTLISMPEDGRMDEDLYLLPPIQYPDGKYYLKIGGEPASPSLTNQAEMTAWFRSQGSAEAAARLQGYLTAILPDLPVQSYHTDTCVISFTATGYPYIERLDDHLTILTGGNGAAAKSCDEIGRLGALAATGQPLAPEGYDTDFKTKFI is encoded by the coding sequence GTGACGGGGCGCTTTGATATCGCGGTGGTTGGTCGTGGCCTGATGGGCACAGCCGCTGCGCGGTATCTGGCGCAAATGGGTCATCGCGTGGCCCTAATCGGCCCCTCCGAGCCGCAGAACCGTGCAACCCATGATGGCCCCTTTGGCAGCCACCATGACGCAGGCAGGATCACGCGCGGCCTTGCTGAAAAGGCGGACTGGTCCCGCCTCGCCTTACGTTCAATGGCGCGATACCGTGAACTTGAGGCGGTATTAGGGCAAAGGTTCTACACCCCATGCGGGGTGATGATGGCAGGGCCAATCGCAGGGCCCGCTGCGGATTTTACGCGCGCCTTTCTGCAGGCGGCTGAGGCCTTGGCCATTCCCCATGAGCGGCTTGATGATGCAGGGCTTGCCGCGCGCTTTCCCTTTATGCGGTTTCCCGCAGGAACAGCCGCCGCATGGGAGGCCGCAGGCGGTTGGATCAACCCCCGCTTATTGCGCGCCGCAGAGGAACGCGCGATGGAACAGGCAGGGGGCGTGGTGATTGACGCCGCCGCCGTGGCGCAGGATCAGAGCACAGTCACCCTTACAACCGGCGAAACAGTGGATGCGGGGCATGTCGTCATCGCCACGGGGGGCTATGCGCGCACCGACAGGCTTTTGCCCGCCCGCCCCGATATGAACGTGATGGCACGCACCGTGCTTTTGGCCGAAATCGCGCCGGATGACGTGGCGCGCTTGGCCGAGATGCCCACGCTGATTTCCATGCCCGAAGATGGGCGCATGGATGAAGACCTGTATCTGCTGCCACCGATCCAATATCCCGATGGGAAATATTATCTGAAAATCGGGGGCGAACCTGCCTCGCCAAGCCTGACCAATCAGGCCGAGATGACCGCATGGTTCCGCTCTCAGGGCAGCGCAGAGGCCGCCGCGCGTTTGCAAGGCTATTTGACGGCAATTTTGCCCGATCTGCCAGTGCAATCCTATCACACCGATACATGCGTCATCAGTTTCACCGCCACAGGATACCCCTATATCGAGCGGCTTGATGATCACCTGACCATTCTGACAGGCGGCAATGGGGCCGCCGCGAAAAGCTGTGATGAAATCGGTCGCCTGGGGGCTTTGGCGGCCACAGGCCAACCCCTCGCCCCTGAGGGGTATGATACCGATTTCAAAACCAAATTTATCTGA
- a CDS encoding deoxyribodipyrimidine photolyase, with the protein MGKAYANGRNYDLGHGAHKSVSRLSPYIRRRLIREAEVVKTALGTHGAVAAEKFIQEVIWRSYFKGWLEMRPAIWRSYVSGLEADMGALDQDRPLSRAYTRAIEGRTGIDCFDHWARELVETGYLHNHARMWFASIWIFTLRLPWRLGADFFYRHLLDGDAASNTLGWRWVAGLHTRGKFYAAEAWNIAKFTQNRFTPRDVDLAVVTEGLEATEPDGLPPTLPLRRPVAPQTGKKTLLLITDEDCGITGADIAGFDVVAVVGLTQSHLRHASPSVAAFEAEAIRDCANRLDLTAEMVEARDPKLLAQMATRLGAVQIATPYIPQGPLFDWMTEARRPLEAANIAFAEWCDPWDQRIWPHATAGFFKVKQKIPQLIAALD; encoded by the coding sequence ATGGGCAAGGCCTATGCCAATGGCCGCAATTACGATCTGGGACATGGCGCACATAAATCTGTGTCGCGCCTGTCGCCTTATATCCGCCGCCGCCTGATCCGCGAGGCAGAGGTCGTCAAAACCGCGCTTGGCACACATGGCGCGGTTGCCGCTGAAAAATTCATTCAAGAGGTGATTTGGCGCAGCTATTTCAAAGGCTGGCTTGAGATGCGCCCTGCCATATGGCGCAGTTACGTATCAGGTCTTGAGGCCGATATGGGCGCGCTCGACCAAGATCGCCCTTTGTCCCGCGCCTATACCCGCGCCATCGAAGGGCGCACGGGGATAGACTGCTTTGACCATTGGGCGCGCGAATTGGTTGAAACGGGCTATCTGCACAATCACGCGCGGATGTGGTTTGCCTCGATCTGGATATTCACGCTGCGATTGCCATGGCGGCTTGGCGCGGATTTCTTTTATCGTCATCTCTTGGATGGGGATGCAGCGTCTAATACCTTGGGCTGGCGATGGGTTGCGGGCCTACATACACGGGGCAAATTCTACGCGGCCGAGGCGTGGAATATCGCAAAATTCACGCAAAACCGATTTACCCCGCGCGATGTAGATTTGGCCGTGGTGACAGAAGGGCTTGAAGCAACCGAACCTGATGGCCTGCCCCCGACCCTACCGCTGCGCCGCCCCGTTGCGCCACAGACGGGGAAGAAAACCCTTTTGCTGATCACTGATGAAGACTGCGGGATCACAGGCGCCGATATTGCGGGCTTTGATGTTGTTGCCGTGGTGGGGTTGACCCAATCGCATTTGCGCCATGCAAGCCCAAGTGTCGCCGCCTTCGAGGCCGAGGCCATTCGCGATTGCGCAAATCGGCTTGACCTGACCGCTGAAATGGTCGAGGCGCGCGATCCAAAACTCTTGGCGCAAATGGCCACCCGGCTTGGGGCCGTGCAAATCGCCACCCCCTATATCCCGCAAGGGCCGTTATTCGATTGGATGACCGAGGCGCGCAGGCCCCTTGAGGCCGCAAATATCGCCTTCGCCGAATGGTGCGACCCTTGGGATCAAAGGATATGGCCCCATGCCACGGCGGGTTTCTTCAAAGTAAAACAGAAAATCCCCCAGCTGATTGCCGCATTGGATTGA